The following proteins come from a genomic window of Daphnia carinata strain CSIRO-1 chromosome 6, CSIRO_AGI_Dcar_HiC_V3, whole genome shotgun sequence:
- the LOC130690429 gene encoding mitochondrial fission 1 protein-like: protein MEDVLDESVSEEDLRKFERRYHDSLAQGTVTHVIQFEYAWCLIRSKYPTDVKRGIFLLEDLSKGENESGKRDCIYYLAIGNAKIKEYSKALGYTKVLLQVEPGNRQVQTLKHTIEKRMEREGLKGMAIIGGAALALGSLIGLGVALARK, encoded by the exons ATGGAGGACGTTCTGGATGAAAGTGTTTCTGAAGAGGACTTAAGG AAATTTGAGCGGCGGTACCATGACAGTTTGGCCCAGGGAACAGTTACCCATGTCATCCAATTTGAATATGCCTGGTGTTTAATTCGGAGTAAATATCCCACAGATGTGAAAAGGGGCATTTTCCTTTTGGAAGATTTGTCAAAGGGTGAAAATGAATCTGGAAAGCGGGACTGCATCTATTACCTTGCCATTGGCAATGCCAAAATTAAA GAATACAGCAAAGCCTTAGGATATACAAAAGTTTTACTGCAAGTAGAACCAGGCAATCGACAAGTTCAAACTCTGAAACACACCATTGAGAAACGTATGGAAAGAG agGGACTGAAAGGCATGGCTATTATAGGTGGAGCAGCCTTGGCTTTGGGCAGCCTGATTGGATTAGGGGTAGCTCTGGCGAGAAAGTGA
- the LOC130690409 gene encoding ras-related and estrogen-regulated growth inhibitor-like protein — translation MARRDFRIKHRSIQTRVVRAFRSSFVHSAKKMKESLGNVKSTIRTTSGRLCITVLGSSAVGKTALTVQYLTSRFIGDYYSGTDMTYHHSFPYMGGSLKTNVDILDISRPHDNDVQEEDDMLLSLDTEKCNAFIVVYSLTNSKSFDRARQILSRLPFNSPKYLVANQLDLQHRRQVTRVEGQAVADEFGCPFDEFSAAESLYKDYPTQNQCGVKIVFQKLIRQLISSSHMLPYPRMIRFSAFSKILGALVTKTRHAANNNNNKAQKSLSNTRKSSLSSCSDRSSNSSGNTSIGSVDSIAVLTPEMSLLHIDTNSSHLLYGVKSKPISIARQKNPINYPSSQNASI, via the exons ATGGCACGAAGAGATTTCAGGATCAAACATCGCAGCATTCAGACGAGAGTAGTTCGCGCATTTCGTTCAAGTTTCGTACATTCAgctaaaaaaatgaaggaatcTTTAGGCAACGTCAAATCGACGATAAGAACCACCAGTGGCCGACTGTGCATTACCGTCCTTGGATCTTCAGCCGTTGGAAAAACAG CTCTGACTGTGCAATACCTGACGAGTCGTTTTATCGGTGATTATTATTCCGGCACGGACATGACTTACCATCATTCTTTTCCCTACATGGGCGGATCGCTTAAAACAAATGTCGATATTCTTGATATTTCTCGACCCCACGACAACGAT GTGCAAGAGGAAGATGACATGCTATTGTCGCTGGACACCGAGAAATGCAATGCCTTCATTGTCGTCTATTCGCTAACAAACTCAAAATCTTTCGATAGAGCACGTCAAATCCTTTCGCGATTACCGTTCAATTCACCCAAATATTTAGTGGCCAATCAATTGGATTTACAACACAGACGACAG GTAACACGTGTAGAAGGCCAAGCTGTCGCCGATGAATTTGGTTGTCCATTTGATGAGTTTTCAGCTGCGGAGTCACTCTACAAAGATTATCCTACTCAAAATCAGTGCGGagtgaaaattgtttttcaaaaattgatccGCCAATTGATATCCAGTTCGCATATGCTACCCTATCCGAGAATGATAAGATTCTCGGCCTTTTCGAAAATCCTCGGCGCCTTGGTGACTAAAACTCGTCATGccgcaaacaacaacaataacaaagccCAAAAAAGTCTTTCCAATACTAGAAAAAGTTCGTTATCATCTTGCAGCGATAGAAGCAGCAATTCTAGTGGAAATACGAGCATCGGAAGTGTTGATTCGATTGCTGTTTTAACACCTGAAATGAGTTTGTTGCATATCGACACCAACAGCAGCCACTTACTGTATGGAGTCAAATCGAAACCCATTTCTATTGCCCGCCAAAAGAATCCGATAAATTATCCATCAAGTCAGAACGCGTCCatataa
- the LOC130690417 gene encoding ribosome production factor 2 homolog, which translates to MSDRITKPMTHRGKRILAKKEPKIIELTKQALMLRGTTASASSLQFVKDLHAIKRVQSTYFGQKHPFNPFEDVKPIEELTQKYDLSLFAFCSHNKKRPNNVILGRIFDHQLLDMIEFGLEEFKSLTEIRNSKVMEGTKPCLIFSGDVWHQNEEYTKCKSLLIDFFRGEVVEQVRLAGFEHAISFTAADGKIFLRSYKILMTKSGTKTPHIELEEIGPSADLVIRRTKLASADLFKRACRTPSAAKPKKVKNMAKDVFGTKLGRIHMPRQDYRKLQVKRGRALRTEKTTKKSKISK; encoded by the exons ATGAGCGACAGAATAAC GAAGCCCATGACCCACCGCGGTAAGCGGATCTTGGCAAAGAAAGAGCCGAAAATCATTGAATTAACCAAACAAGCTTTAATGCTTCGCGGTACTACGGCTAGTGCATCTTCCCTACAGTTTGTCAAAGATCTG CATGCAATTAAACGAGTGCAGTCAACATACTTTGGGCAGAAACATCCCTTCAACCCATTTGAAGATGTCAAGCCCATTGAGGAACTCACCCAAAAATATGACCTATCCctgtttgctttttgttcTCACAATAAGAAACGGCCCAACAATGTTATTCTAg GAAGGATTTTTGATCACCAACTGCTTGACATGATTGAATTTGGTTTGGAAGAATTTAAATCCCTGACGGAAATAAGAAACAGTAAAGTCATGGAGGGTACGAAACCCTGCCTGATCTTTTCTGGAGATGTATGGCACCAGAATGAAGAGTACACCAAATGCAAATCTCTCCTCATTGACTTTTTCCGTGGAGAAGTGGTGGAACAAGTCCGTCTAGCCGGTTTCGAACACGCTATTTCTTTCACTGCTGCAGACGGCAAAATTTTCCTTCGCAGTTACAA GATTTTGATGACAAAAAGTGGGACAAAAACACCCCATATTGAGTTGGAAGAGATTGGACCTTCTGCCGATTTAGTTATCAGAAGAACAAAATTGGCCTCTGCTGATCTTTTCAAACGTGCTTGCCGCACCCCGAGCGCAGCCAAG CCCAAGAAGGTTAAAAATATGGCTAAGGATGTTTTCGGTACCAAACTTGGCCGTATTCACATGCCACGTCAAGATTACAGGAAATTACAGGTTAAACGTGGTAGAGCTCTGCGAACTGagaaaactacaaaaaaatctaaaatttccAAGTGA
- the LOC130690428 gene encoding nuclear cap-binding protein subunit 2-like, with product MAVASTYRDQHFKGSRVEQERLLSQSSTLYVGNLSFYTTEEQIHELFSKCGDVKRIIMGLDKFTRTPCGFCFVEFYLRGDAENAIRFVNGTRLDDRIVRTDWDAGFIEGRQYGRGKTGGQVRDEYRTDFDGGRGGWGKMIQQKVATSAANN from the exons ATGGCGGTGGCAAGCACTTACAGAGACCAACATTTCAAA GGTTCACGTGTAGAACAAGAGCGTCTGTTGAGTCAGTCTTCCACATTGTATGTTGGAAACTTATCATTTTACACTACTGAGGAACAG ATTCATGAATTGTTTTCCAAATGTGGAGATGTCAAAAGGATCATTATGGGTTTGGACAAATTCACAAGAACCCCATgtggcttttgttttgttga gTTTTACCTCAGAGGTGATGCTGAAAATGCCATCCGATTTGTGAATGGGACTAGACTGGACGACAGAATTGTGCGAACTGACTGGGATGCAGGATTTATTGAAGGAAGGCAGTATGGTAGAGGCAAAACTGGAGGACAG GTGAGGGATGAGTACCGAACAGATTTTGATGGTGGCAGAGGAGGATGGGGTAAGATGATTCAACAAAAAGTTGCAACGTCTGCTGCCAACAATTGA
- the LOC130690386 gene encoding protein O-mannosyl-transferase TMTC4-like, translating to MDMMKTSTKEDIQNGAVANSYGNIPSTTKKCAQGICIEVSLKLGCIVIFILSSLCYINSINGSFVFDDTEAIVNNEDAKGKTPLNEIFFNDFWGTSLNHKSSHKSYRPLTILSFRLNSMFGGLNPTHFHLTNLLLHSVCCILSLIIFATLLKESRPRLSFVSAVIFSVHPVHTEAVSGIVGRADLLCGIFYFLSIYLYAKHLDAGSLTSFAGSMASCTIAMFCKEQGITVLGVVAVYDVTRSVSGTFNLGNVIKRRDILQRFCLIAVVGMALLYIRLSVMGSTGPPAFQRVDNPASFADSMMTRALSYNYIYSIHALLLVWPQWLCFDWSMGCIPLVKHAMDLRNLGSLFFWIVTFSAAFRALFSPSQRQRKFLTLGLALMAVPFLPATNIFFRVGFVVAERVLFIPVAGYCLVLVYGAEKLCAFFPSRCYSKLVILRCCLLFVVLTFGLKSFRRSLDWQDEGQLFLSGLKICPLNAKVHYNIGKNAADRGLRDVAIDRYEKALELNPDYDQAMNNLANLLKDLGRFQAAESWLLKAISVRPDFAAAWMNLGIVQALLRKHKEARMSYLTALNHRRKYPDCYYNLGNLYLELERYTEAEEAFRNATLLQPTHVLAWTNLIVMLDNTGQSQRSQSTALEALAILPNEANLHFSLAGILGKQGQFKESERHFLSAIQLNPHSPIYHTNLGVLYHRWKKFQKAEQSYQRALSLDPQWKSAIENLKLLQKAKQK from the exons ATGGACATGATGAAAACATCTACGAAAGAAGATATTCAGAATGGCGCAGTAGCTAATAGTTACGGTAACATCCCTTcaactacaaaaaaatgtgCTCAAGGCATTTGCATAG AGGTTTCACTGAAGTTGGGTTGCATAGTCATCTTTATTCTCTCATCTCTGTGCTATATTAATTCCATAAATGGGTCCTTTGTGTTTGACGACACAGAAGCAATAGTAAACAATGAAGATGCAAAAGGCAAAACTCCACTTAACGAAATCTTCTTCAATGACTTTTGGGGCACATCTTTAAATCACAAGAGTAGTCACAAGTCGTATAGACCATTGACGATTTTGTCATTCAG GCTGAATTCCATGTTTGGTGGATTGAATCCAACACACTTTCATTTGACAAATTTGCTGCTACATTCCGTTTGCTGTATTCTGAGTCTCATCATTTTCGCCACGCTACTGAAGGAAAGCCGGCCTCGATTATCATTCGTTTCAGCTGTCATCTTTTCTGTTCATCCCGTCCACACTGAAGCCGTTAGTGGTATAGTTGGACGAGCTGATCTCCTCTGTGGAATCTTCTATTTCCTCTCCATCTACTTGTACGCAAAACACTTGGATGCAGGATCGTTGACGTCGTTTGCCGGCTCAATGGCTAGTTGCACCATAGCCATGTTTTGCAAAGAACAAGGCATCACTGTGCTAGGTGTTGTCGCTGTCTACGATGTCACGAGGTCCGTGTCTGGAACGTTCAATCTCGGCAATGTCATAAAACGACGCGACATTCTTCAACGTTTCTGTCTAATAGCTGTGGTTGGCATGGCACTCCTTTACATCAGACTGAGCGTCATGGGTTCAACTGGACCCCCAGCTTTCCAGCGAGTGGATAATCCAGCATCATTCGCCGATTCCATGATGACTCGTGCGCTGAGTTATAATTACATCTACTCCATTCACGCCTTGCTACTCGTCTGGCCCCAATGGCTTTGCTTCGACTGGTCAATGGGTTGTATCCCGCTCGTCAAACACGCTATGGATCTTCGCAATTTGGGCTCGTTGTTCTTCTGGATCGTCACGTTCTCAGCCGCTTTCAGAGCTCTATTCAGCCCGTCTCAAAGGCAACGCAAATTTCTGACTCTTGGGCTGGCCTTAATGGCTGTGCCCTTTTTACCTGCCACCAACATCTTCTTCCGCGTTGGCTTCGTCGTGGCTGAACGTGTTCTCTTTATACCGGTCGCTGGATACTGTCTCGTGCTCGTCTATGGCGCTGAAAAACTCTGTGCGTTCTTCCCCTCGCGTTGCTACTCAAAATTGGTGATATTACGATGTTGTCTTCTGTTCGTTGTGCTCACTTTCGGCTTGAAATCCTTCCGGCGGAGTTTGGATTGGCAAGATGAAGGTCAGCTGTTTTTGTCGGGATTGAAAATTTGCCCACTGAACGCCAAAGTCCATTACAATATTGGCAAAAATGCAGCGGATCGAGGGTTACGTGACGTGGCAATCGATCGCTATGAAAAGGCCCTTGAATTGAATCCCGACTACGACCAAGCCATGAACAATTTAGCCAATTTGCTCAAAGATTTAGGACGTTTCCAAGCTGCAGAAAGTTGGCTACTTAAAGCCATCAGTGTCCGACCTGATTTCGCGGCTGCGTGGATGAATCTAGGCATCGTCCAGGCTCTTCTCCGCAAGCACAAGGAAGCCCGGATGAGTTACTTGACAGCGCTAAATCATCGCCGGAAATACCCAGACTGTTATTACAATTTAGGAAATCTC TATTTGGAATTGGAACGTTATACGGAAGCCGAGGAAGCCTTTAGGAATGCCACCCTGTTGCAACCTACTCACGTTTTAGCCTGGACCAACCTTATAGTCATGCTTGACAATACAG GTCAGTCGCAGCGATCGCAATCCACGGCCTTGGAAGCCTTGGCCATTTTACCCAATGAAGCCAATTTGCATTTCAGTCTGGCCGGCATTTTAGGCAAACAGGGTCAATTCAAGGAATCGGAACGTCATTTTTTGTCGGCCATTCAGCTCAATCCGCACAGTCCCATTTACCATACGAATCTTGGTGTGCTCTATCATCGTTGGAAGAAGTTTCAAAAGGCTGAGCAATCTTATCAACGGGCTCTTTCACTGGACCCACAATGGAAAAGTGCAATAGAAAATCTTAAGCTCTTACAAAAGGCAAAACAGAAATAA
- the LOC130690414 gene encoding hsp70-binding protein 1-like, producing the protein MILTRETVFKIMEPPRQPRDMQGLLRFAIEGTASEDRTTMTSMTDERRRWLEEALRGLSVDVVAEISKSLNILNPDRVESPEEDPGEMEEALEMITDFVDSMDTANDFHKIGGFFILIPCLNSPHDGVRWRCCQLIGTITQNNPYCQQQVLKEDLLPILLKMLENDDCEEARVKALFAISCLTRECPEAQDAFVNCDGFSSLLRALQSSVGKLKIKASFMLTCLCNEDPSFKDTLCNMGFVEQFVALLQRDHDSTHEHLLAALLALTQGHPPSIEECRRSEFLLREFLDNRIELIKDRDECLEETEYCRTLLSVIFKEDIVEDR; encoded by the exons ATGATATTAACTCGTGAAactgttttcaaaataatggAACCTCCGCGGCAGCCAAGAGACATGCAAGGGCTTTTGAGGTTTGCTATTGAAGGCACGGCTTCTGAAGATCGAACAACTATGACATCCATGACTGATGAAAGAAGGCGCTGGTTGGAAGAAGCTCTGAGGGGGCTATCAGTGGATGTAGTAGCTGAAATCTCCAAATCATTAAATATTCTCAATCCAGATCGAGTAGAGAGTCCGGAAGAAGATCCAGGAGAAATGGAAGAAGCACTTGAAATGATTACTGATTTTGTCGATTCGATGGACACAGCCAATG ATTTTCACAAGATCGGAGGATTCTTTATCCTCATTCCCTGCTTGAACTCTCCTCATGATGGAGTTCGTTGGCGATGCTGCCAGTTGATTGGCACCATAACTCAGAACAACCCATACTGCCAGCAGCAAGTGCTTAAAGAAGATCTGCTACCCATTTTGCTTAAGATGCTGGAGAATGATGATTGTGAAGAAGCACGAGTCAAGGCACTGTTTGCCATTTCAT GTTTGACAAGAGAATGTCCAGAAGCTCAGGATGCATTTGTCAACTGTGACGGATTTTCATCTCTATTGAGGGCACTACAGTCATCAGttggaaaattgaaaattaaggCATCATTCATGCTAACTTGTTTATGTAATGAAGATCCATCATTCAAAG ACACCTTGTGTAACATGGGATTCGTCGAGCAGTTCGTGGCTCTCTTGCAAAGAGATCACGATTCAACACACGAACATCTTCTGGCCGCTTTACTAGCTCTTACGCAAGGCCACCCGCCATCGATAGAAGAGTGTCGCAGGTCAGAATTTCTATTACGCGAATTTCTGGACAATCGTATTGAGTTGATCAAAGATCGGGATGAATGTCTG GAAGAAACCGAATATTGTCGCACGTTATTATCGGTAATCTTTAAGGAGGATATTGTTGAAGACAGATGA
- the LOC130690389 gene encoding ATPase family gene 2 protein homolog B-like isoform X2 has translation MAVSVTIVTNSYQTVGNLKKCKLPLLVKSLLSNKIISQLSSISVGNSFPAGNVEKVLILETKPGGEALTVSAKTQIKIENIITEKWMQTQEKVQSTRLGGVAETYRKLKELVVHPLEYPDVFSQLCAPRGILLHGPPGCGKSSIVQQLCAENGLFLIPVTCSDLSSSDPGGSEEKLRNIFRESLSVSSPTILFLDGVDSICPKRGGQTHTNRLITCLTGLIDGIDTNRNLTVMAATNRLEDVDPSLRRPGRLDREVHLYAPNCHQREEIINAICQDLELGYSSEDVRQVAEMTPGFVGADLNLLCREAFYVSEDANQLTLRDWKAAIGRVRPSAMRNNSGNGKFRRVSWDEVGGLEEARMYIRRSVEWPLKYPEAFERLNVPRPKGVLIYGPPGCGKSLLVRAAASSCTASFLSISAAELFSPFVGDSEKMVSDLFRRARQAVPAILFLDELDAMVGGRTNANHGRTAQLGVVAALLQEMDGISSSQGVVVVGATNRPDKIDGALLRPGRFDSLVHIPHPDEAARLAILESLSRKMPLKDVDLKHVAERTNLFSGADLESLTKEAALGALEEDMSAFEILQKHFDQALAKVAPSLTAQQVNFYSDYASGKRK, from the exons ATGGCTGTAAGTGTAACTATTGTGACGAATAGTTATCAGACTGTtggcaatttgaaaaaatgcaAACTACCCCTTCTAGTGAAAAGCCTTCTTTCAAACAAGATCATCTCCCAGTTGTCATCTATAAGTGTTGGCAATTCCTTCCCAGCAGGGAATGTTGAAAAGGTATTGATTCTTGAAACAAAACCTGGGGGCGAAGCACTAACAGTATCAGCTAAAACgcaaatcaaaattgaaaacattatAACAGAAAAGTGGATgcaaacacaagaaaaagttCAATCCACTAGACTAGGTGGAGTCGCTGAAACATACAGAAAACTAAAAGAACTTGTGGTACATCCCCTCGAGTATCCAGATGTGTTTTCTCAGTTATGCGCACCTAGAGGAATCCTTTTGCATGGCCCACCAGGTTGTGGCAAAAGTTCCATTGTTCAGCAACTGTGCGCGGAGAATGGCCTATTCTTGATACCAGTAACGTGTTCGGACCTCTCTTCCTCCGATCCCGGAGGAAGCGAAGAAAAGCTGAGAAATATTTTCAGAGAAAGTCTGAGTGTTTCGAGTCCGACGATTCTCTTTCTTGATGGTGTCGATTCGATATGCCCAAAACGGGGTGGCCAGACGCATACGAATCGTTTGATTACTTGTTTAACAGGCTTGATTGATGGCATTGATACCAACCGTAATCTAACTGTCATGGCAGCCACCAACAGACTTGAAGATGTCGATCCTTCTCTTCGTCGGCCCGGAAGACTTGATAGAGAA GTTCATCTCTATGCTCCAAACTGTCATCAACGAGAAGAAATTATCAATGCCATTTGTCAAGATCTTGAATTGGGTTATTCATCAGAAGATGTTAGACAAGTTGCTGAAATGACACCTGGCTTTGTTGGCGCTGATTTAAACCTTTTGTGTCGTGAAGCTTTTTATGTTTCCGAG GATGCAAACCAACTAACCTTGCGAgattggaaggcagccattgGTCGTGTAAGACCGTCGGCAATGAGAAACAACTCTGGAAATGGCaag TTTCGCCGAGTCAGCTGGGATGAAGTGGGTGGATTGGAAGAGGCCAGAATGTACATCCGCCGTAGTGTAGAATGGCCGTTGAAATATCCCGAAGCTTTCGAAAGGCTGAATGTCCCCCGACCAAAAGGCGTCTTGATTTACGGTCCACCTGGCTGCGGAAAATCGTTGTTAGTGAGAGCAGCAGCGTCCTCATGCACAGCTTCATTCCTGTCCATTTCAGCAGCTGAACTCTTTTCACCATTTGTGGGTGATTCAGAGAAAATGGTCTCGGATCTTTTCCGTCGTGCCAGACAAGCTGTTCCAgctattcttttcttggatGAATTAG ACGCTATGGTTGGAGGACGCACGAACGCCAATCACGGTCGGACGGCCCAGCTGGGTGTAGTGGCTGCTTTGCTTCAAGAAATGGACGGAATATCTTCCAGTCAGGGAGTTGTGGTGGTTGGGGCAACAAACAGACCCGACAAGATTGACGGGGCATTGCTTCGTCCTGGCCGTTTCGATTCCTTAGTTCACATCCCTCATCCGGATGAGGCGGCCCGTTTGGCTATCCTCGAGTCCCTCAGCCGAAAGATGCCGCTCAAAGATGTTGATCTCAAACATGTGGCTGAGCGAACGAACCTCTTTTCAGGAGCTGATTTAGAGTCGCTAACAAAAGAG GCTGCGTTGGGAGCCCTGGAAGAAGACATGTCAGCTTTTGAAATCCTTCAGAAACATTTCGACCAAGCTCTTGCCAAAGTTGCTCCTTCTTTAACAGCGCAGCAAGTCAATTTCTATAGTGACTATGCTtcaggcaaaagaaaatga
- the LOC130690389 gene encoding ATPase family gene 2 protein homolog B-like isoform X1, which translates to MNPVVIASESGSQKLCLPIEDFIKLECYVGAPVKVTTSKGTFICKVYPRTGFKNDAIIENTVQIYSERRKFLLIKPLLVAGQLCASKLTTKPAMAVSVTIVTNSYQTVGNLKKCKLPLLVKSLLSNKIISQLSSISVGNSFPAGNVEKVLILETKPGGEALTVSAKTQIKIENIITEKWMQTQEKVQSTRLGGVAETYRKLKELVVHPLEYPDVFSQLCAPRGILLHGPPGCGKSSIVQQLCAENGLFLIPVTCSDLSSSDPGGSEEKLRNIFRESLSVSSPTILFLDGVDSICPKRGGQTHTNRLITCLTGLIDGIDTNRNLTVMAATNRLEDVDPSLRRPGRLDREVHLYAPNCHQREEIINAICQDLELGYSSEDVRQVAEMTPGFVGADLNLLCREAFYVSEDANQLTLRDWKAAIGRVRPSAMRNNSGNGKFRRVSWDEVGGLEEARMYIRRSVEWPLKYPEAFERLNVPRPKGVLIYGPPGCGKSLLVRAAASSCTASFLSISAAELFSPFVGDSEKMVSDLFRRARQAVPAILFLDELDAMVGGRTNANHGRTAQLGVVAALLQEMDGISSSQGVVVVGATNRPDKIDGALLRPGRFDSLVHIPHPDEAARLAILESLSRKMPLKDVDLKHVAERTNLFSGADLESLTKEAALGALEEDMSAFEILQKHFDQALAKVAPSLTAQQVNFYSDYASGKRK; encoded by the exons ATGAATCCGGTTGTTATTGCTTCAGAATCTGGCAGTCAAAAATTATGTTTACCTATTGAAGATTTCATTAAATTGGAATGCTATGTGGGTGCTCCAGTAAAAGTGACAACTTCCAAAGGAACATTTATTTGCAAGGTATATCCCAGAACTGGTTTCAAAAATGATGCTATTATTGAGAATACAGTTCAAATATATAGCGAGCGGCGAAAGTTTCTCCTCATCAAGCCGTTATTAGTTGCAGGTCAGCTATGTgcttcaaaactgaccactaaaCCAGCAATGGCTGTAAGTGTAACTATTGTGACGAATAGTTATCAGACTGTtggcaatttgaaaaaatgcaAACTACCCCTTCTAGTGAAAAGCCTTCTTTCAAACAAGATCATCTCCCAGTTGTCATCTATAAGTGTTGGCAATTCCTTCCCAGCAGGGAATGTTGAAAAGGTATTGATTCTTGAAACAAAACCTGGGGGCGAAGCACTAACAGTATCAGCTAAAACgcaaatcaaaattgaaaacattatAACAGAAAAGTGGATgcaaacacaagaaaaagttCAATCCACTAGACTAGGTGGAGTCGCTGAAACATACAGAAAACTAAAAGAACTTGTGGTACATCCCCTCGAGTATCCAGATGTGTTTTCTCAGTTATGCGCACCTAGAGGAATCCTTTTGCATGGCCCACCAGGTTGTGGCAAAAGTTCCATTGTTCAGCAACTGTGCGCGGAGAATGGCCTATTCTTGATACCAGTAACGTGTTCGGACCTCTCTTCCTCCGATCCCGGAGGAAGCGAAGAAAAGCTGAGAAATATTTTCAGAGAAAGTCTGAGTGTTTCGAGTCCGACGATTCTCTTTCTTGATGGTGTCGATTCGATATGCCCAAAACGGGGTGGCCAGACGCATACGAATCGTTTGATTACTTGTTTAACAGGCTTGATTGATGGCATTGATACCAACCGTAATCTAACTGTCATGGCAGCCACCAACAGACTTGAAGATGTCGATCCTTCTCTTCGTCGGCCCGGAAGACTTGATAGAGAA GTTCATCTCTATGCTCCAAACTGTCATCAACGAGAAGAAATTATCAATGCCATTTGTCAAGATCTTGAATTGGGTTATTCATCAGAAGATGTTAGACAAGTTGCTGAAATGACACCTGGCTTTGTTGGCGCTGATTTAAACCTTTTGTGTCGTGAAGCTTTTTATGTTTCCGAG GATGCAAACCAACTAACCTTGCGAgattggaaggcagccattgGTCGTGTAAGACCGTCGGCAATGAGAAACAACTCTGGAAATGGCaag TTTCGCCGAGTCAGCTGGGATGAAGTGGGTGGATTGGAAGAGGCCAGAATGTACATCCGCCGTAGTGTAGAATGGCCGTTGAAATATCCCGAAGCTTTCGAAAGGCTGAATGTCCCCCGACCAAAAGGCGTCTTGATTTACGGTCCACCTGGCTGCGGAAAATCGTTGTTAGTGAGAGCAGCAGCGTCCTCATGCACAGCTTCATTCCTGTCCATTTCAGCAGCTGAACTCTTTTCACCATTTGTGGGTGATTCAGAGAAAATGGTCTCGGATCTTTTCCGTCGTGCCAGACAAGCTGTTCCAgctattcttttcttggatGAATTAG ACGCTATGGTTGGAGGACGCACGAACGCCAATCACGGTCGGACGGCCCAGCTGGGTGTAGTGGCTGCTTTGCTTCAAGAAATGGACGGAATATCTTCCAGTCAGGGAGTTGTGGTGGTTGGGGCAACAAACAGACCCGACAAGATTGACGGGGCATTGCTTCGTCCTGGCCGTTTCGATTCCTTAGTTCACATCCCTCATCCGGATGAGGCGGCCCGTTTGGCTATCCTCGAGTCCCTCAGCCGAAAGATGCCGCTCAAAGATGTTGATCTCAAACATGTGGCTGAGCGAACGAACCTCTTTTCAGGAGCTGATTTAGAGTCGCTAACAAAAGAG GCTGCGTTGGGAGCCCTGGAAGAAGACATGTCAGCTTTTGAAATCCTTCAGAAACATTTCGACCAAGCTCTTGCCAAAGTTGCTCCTTCTTTAACAGCGCAGCAAGTCAATTTCTATAGTGACTATGCTtcaggcaaaagaaaatga